Proteins from one Flammeovirgaceae bacterium genomic window:
- the purD gene encoding phosphoribosylamine--glycine ligase, producing MNILVIGSGGREHAFAWKIKQGKDCGQLYVAPGNAGTASVARNVNIAVEDFEGLGRFCKEKNIGLVVVGPEAPLVQGIRDYFEADPSLRTILMVGPGKSGARLEGSKDFSKQFMVGNGIPTGKAETFVEGQLAEAYRYLEGTRPPIVLKADGLAAGKGVVICPSVEEAKTTIREMLEDKKFGEASSKVLIEEFLDGIELSVFVLTDGKDYALLPEAKDYKRIGENDTGPNTGGMGAVSPVVFADAAFMKKVEEKVIKPTIAGLAKGHIPYKGFIFIGLMNIDGEPFVIEYNARMGDPETQVVLPRIDTDFLELLVAAARGGLKSGPVPQKKEVAMTVVLASGGYPAGYEKGKVINGLNQVGNGLVFHAGTKSHGSDVVTNGGRVLAVTGTGASLDEASKKAYKAVSGIHWDGLYFRKDIGEDLKKWAAPLS from the coding sequence ATGAACATACTGGTAATCGGCAGCGGAGGGCGCGAACATGCATTCGCCTGGAAAATAAAACAGGGCAAGGACTGTGGGCAATTGTATGTGGCACCGGGCAATGCAGGCACGGCATCCGTGGCACGGAATGTAAATATCGCAGTGGAAGATTTTGAGGGCCTTGGCCGGTTCTGTAAAGAAAAAAACATCGGGCTTGTCGTTGTGGGCCCCGAGGCGCCCCTTGTCCAGGGCATCCGCGATTACTTTGAGGCGGACCCCTCCTTGCGCACCATCCTGATGGTGGGGCCAGGAAAAAGCGGGGCCAGGCTGGAAGGCAGCAAGGATTTCTCAAAACAATTCATGGTGGGCAATGGCATCCCCACCGGCAAAGCGGAAACCTTTGTTGAAGGCCAACTGGCCGAGGCGTACCGCTACCTGGAGGGCACCCGGCCCCCGATAGTGCTAAAGGCCGATGGGCTGGCCGCTGGCAAAGGAGTGGTGATATGCCCATCAGTTGAAGAGGCAAAAACCACCATCAGGGAGATGTTGGAGGATAAAAAATTTGGCGAGGCCAGCAGCAAGGTCTTGATAGAAGAATTCCTTGACGGCATTGAGCTCTCCGTGTTTGTGTTGACCGATGGAAAGGACTATGCCCTGTTGCCCGAGGCAAAAGACTACAAAAGGATAGGGGAAAATGACACCGGGCCCAATACCGGGGGCATGGGCGCTGTGTCACCAGTGGTGTTTGCCGATGCGGCCTTTATGAAAAAGGTGGAGGAGAAGGTGATAAAGCCCACCATTGCAGGCCTTGCGAAAGGGCATATTCCCTATAAAGGGTTCATTTTTATTGGGTTGATGAATATCGATGGGGAACCGTTTGTGATTGAGTACAATGCCCGTATGGGCGACCCGGAAACCCAGGTGGTGCTGCCCAGGATTGACACGGACTTTTTGGAACTGCTGGTGGCGGCCGCGCGTGGCGGGCTTAAGTCGGGCCCTGTACCTCAAAAAAAGGAGGTGGCCATGACGGTGGTTTTGGCATCCGGTGGATACCCCGCGGGTTATGAAAAAGGCAAAGTGATCAATGGCCTAAACCAGGTGGGCAACGGGTTGGTGTTCCATGCGGGGACAAAAAGCCATGGCAGCGATGTAGTAACCAATGGGGGGCGGGTGCTGGCCGTGACCGGCACCGGGGCTTCCCTGGACGAGGCCTCAAAGAAAGCCTATAAAGCCGTTTCGGGCATTCATTGGGATGGGCTATATTTCAGGAAAGATATTGGGGAAGACTTAAAAAAGTGGGCGGCCCCACTTTCATAA
- the recQ gene encoding DNA helicase RecQ, which yields MIVAEEKDTLQEKLKELFGYSTFRGNQEVVIKNILEGKNTFVIMPTGAGKSLCYQLPAMIKDGLAIVISPLIALMKNQVDQLNTYGINARFLNSTLSKSEVTRLKRDCINGDVKLLYVAPESLNKEEYIEFLAKANVSFVAIDEAHCISEWGHDFRPEYRKIKTMIAQLGNMPVIALTATATPKVQIDIQKNLQMEDADIFVSSFNRKNLYYEVRPKKETKKQLIRFLKDNKGKSGIIYCLSRKKVEEIAQLLNVNGFSAAPYHAGLDPDVRVKNQDDFLNEEIDIVVATIAFGMGIDKPDVRFVIHYDVPKSLEGYYQETGRAGRDGLEGLCLMFYSHNDLSKLEKFNKDKPVQERENARILLQEMEYYAESPICRRKQLLHYFGEEYTIENCGACDNCVHPRERFDGTESVKLVLEAVRQTNERFGLGHLVNVIMGVEDEYIKSYGHEKLPVYGKGADEDGNFWKSVIRQALIYQYLEKDIDSVGVLKIKEKGLKFLKKPEPIELARDHDYTSEGDEEESAERVPLNSKAYDEKLFEMLKALRKKIAREKKLPPYVIFQDPSLEEMATTYPTSKEELASVNGVGMGKVQKFGKSFLDLIKEYVEENEIETAADVVVKSSVNKSKIKIFIIQQVDRKVDLDEIAESKGISFEDLLTEIENICYSGTKLNLDYYIDDMLDDERQEQILDYFLHSETDSLEDALQHEDLEDFSEEEVRLMRIKFLSEYAN from the coding sequence ATGATTGTCGCAGAAGAGAAAGATACCCTACAGGAAAAACTCAAAGAATTGTTTGGTTATTCCACATTCAGGGGAAACCAGGAAGTTGTGATCAAAAACATCCTTGAGGGGAAAAACACATTCGTCATCATGCCCACTGGCGCGGGCAAGTCCCTTTGCTACCAATTGCCGGCCATGATCAAGGATGGCTTGGCCATCGTGATCTCGCCCCTCATTGCCCTGATGAAAAACCAGGTGGACCAGCTAAATACCTATGGCATCAATGCGCGCTTCCTCAACTCCACCCTCAGCAAGTCGGAGGTCACCCGGCTCAAAAGGGATTGCATTAATGGGGACGTAAAGCTTTTGTACGTGGCCCCGGAATCCCTGAACAAGGAAGAATATATCGAATTCCTCGCCAAGGCCAATGTGTCCTTCGTGGCCATCGATGAAGCCCACTGTATCTCCGAATGGGGCCATGACTTCAGGCCAGAGTACCGGAAGATAAAAACCATGATCGCCCAACTGGGCAACATGCCGGTGATCGCGCTCACCGCCACGGCCACGCCCAAGGTCCAAATCGACATCCAGAAAAACCTGCAGATGGAGGATGCCGATATTTTTGTTTCCTCCTTCAACAGGAAAAACCTATACTATGAGGTCCGCCCTAAGAAGGAGACCAAAAAGCAACTCATCAGGTTTTTGAAAGACAACAAGGGAAAGTCGGGCATCATCTATTGCCTCAGCAGGAAAAAGGTGGAAGAGATTGCCCAACTGCTGAATGTGAACGGGTTTAGCGCGGCCCCCTACCACGCAGGCCTAGACCCGGACGTGCGCGTTAAAAACCAGGACGACTTCCTCAATGAAGAAATCGATATTGTTGTGGCCACCATTGCTTTTGGAATGGGCATCGACAAGCCCGATGTGCGGTTCGTCATCCACTACGATGTGCCCAAGTCGCTCGAAGGGTACTACCAGGAAACCGGGCGCGCAGGCAGGGATGGGCTGGAGGGCCTCTGCTTAATGTTCTACAGCCACAACGACCTCAGCAAGCTGGAAAAATTCAACAAGGACAAACCCGTGCAGGAGAGGGAAAACGCTCGCATCCTGCTGCAGGAGATGGAGTACTATGCGGAATCGCCCATCTGCCGCAGGAAACAATTGTTGCATTATTTTGGCGAAGAGTATACCATTGAAAACTGTGGCGCATGCGACAACTGCGTGCACCCCCGCGAAAGGTTCGATGGCACCGAGTCGGTGAAATTGGTATTGGAGGCCGTCCGGCAAACCAACGAGCGGTTTGGGCTGGGCCATCTGGTAAATGTGATAATGGGGGTGGAAGACGAATACATAAAGAGCTATGGCCATGAAAAGCTTCCGGTGTATGGCAAAGGGGCCGATGAGGACGGGAATTTCTGGAAATCCGTAATCAGGCAGGCGCTCATCTACCAGTACCTGGAAAAAGACATCGATAGCGTGGGCGTGCTTAAGATCAAGGAAAAAGGCCTGAAGTTCCTCAAGAAGCCCGAGCCCATTGAATTGGCGCGCGACCACGATTATACTTCTGAAGGGGACGAAGAGGAGTCTGCCGAGAGGGTGCCCCTCAATTCAAAAGCCTACGATGAAAAGCTTTTTGAAATGCTGAAGGCCTTGCGGAAAAAAATTGCCAGGGAAAAGAAATTGCCGCCCTATGTCATCTTTCAGGACCCGTCCCTAGAAGAAATGGCCACCACCTACCCCACTTCAAAAGAAGAACTGGCCTCCGTTAATGGGGTGGGCATGGGCAAGGTGCAGAAGTTTGGCAAAAGCTTTTTGGACCTTATCAAGGAATACGTGGAGGAAAACGAAATAGAAACCGCTGCTGACGTGGTGGTAAAGTCCTCCGTGAATAAATCCAAAATAAAAATTTTCATCATCCAACAGGTGGACCGCAAAGTTGACCTGGATGAAATAGCCGAATCAAAGGGAATATCATTTGAAGACCTGCTTACCGAAATTGAAAACATCTGCTATTCGGGCACCAAACTAAACCTGGACTACTACATTGACGATATGCTGGATGACGAAAGGCAGGAACAAATCCTGGATTACTTCCTCCACTCCGAAACAGACAGCCTGGAGGATGCCCTGCAGCACGAGGACCTCGAAGACTTTTCGGAAGAAGAAGTGCGCCTGATGCGCATTAAGTTCCTTTCCGAATACGCCAACTGA
- a CDS encoding KpsF/GutQ family sugar-phosphate isomerase encodes MNVVKNIKKVATGVLLNEARAIEKLTQFIDDDFEACVEEIIRSKGRVVITGIGKSAIIANKIVATLNSTGTPSLFMHAADAIHGDLGMIQNDDIVICLSKSGNTPEIKMLVPLIKRRGFKLVALVSNIDSYLAQHADYVLNATIGEEACPNNLAPTTSTTAHLAMGDALAVCLLDLRHFSSEDFAQFHPGGALGKQLYLTVDDIMVSKDMPLVEEGTPLKDVILEISSKRLGAAAVVGPDRSLLGIITDGDLRRMLQKGTPIEEARALDVLSRNPKTIGSGELAVKALQIMQQNSITQLVVMKEGKVHGFVHLHDLLKEGIV; translated from the coding sequence TTGAATGTAGTAAAAAATATTAAGAAAGTAGCCACCGGGGTGCTATTAAATGAGGCCCGGGCTATCGAAAAATTGACCCAATTCATCGATGACGATTTTGAGGCTTGTGTCGAGGAAATCATCCGGTCAAAGGGGCGGGTAGTGATAACGGGTATTGGTAAAAGCGCCATAATCGCCAACAAAATTGTGGCAACACTTAATTCCACCGGCACCCCTTCCCTTTTTATGCATGCCGCTGACGCCATCCATGGCGACCTGGGCATGATTCAAAACGATGATATTGTGATCTGTTTGTCAAAGAGTGGCAATACCCCAGAAATCAAGATGCTTGTGCCGCTGATAAAACGAAGGGGCTTTAAACTTGTTGCATTGGTGAGCAATATTGATTCGTATTTGGCCCAACATGCCGATTACGTGCTCAATGCCACCATAGGTGAGGAAGCTTGCCCCAATAACCTGGCGCCTACCACCAGCACCACCGCCCATCTGGCCATGGGTGACGCCCTTGCCGTTTGCCTGCTGGACTTGAGGCATTTTTCAAGCGAGGATTTCGCCCAGTTCCATCCGGGAGGTGCCCTGGGCAAGCAACTTTACCTCACGGTGGACGACATTATGGTAAGCAAGGACATGCCCCTGGTGGAAGAGGGCACGCCCCTGAAGGACGTAATACTTGAAATCTCTTCCAAGCGCCTGGGGGCGGCAGCGGTAGTTGGCCCGGACAGGTCCCTGCTGGGCATCATCACCGATGGGGACTTGCGTAGGATGCTGCAGAAAGGCACCCCTATTGAGGAGGCCAGGGCTTTGGACGTTTTGTCAAGAAACCCCAAAACCATAGGCTCGGGGGAACTGGCGGTGAAGGCCCTCCAAATCATGCAGCAAAACAGCATCACCCAGCTGGTGGTCATGAAGGAAGGCAAGGTCCACGGCTTTGTCCATTTACACGACCTTCTTAAAGAAGGCATAGTCTGA
- a CDS encoding mannose-1-phosphate guanylyltransferase — protein MDKKLFVVLMAGGVGTRFWPYSRNAKPKQFLDVLGTGKTLIQSTYERFLPLCPKENIFIVTNEELEGLVREQLGVDDAQVLVEPMRKNTAPCIAYACYRIALQTPDAVVVVSPADHLILNETGFQKTIVGATAHAQAQDKLITLGIKPTRPETGYGYIQYLSGGGTIKKVKTFTEKPALALAKKFIDSGDFVWNSGIFIWGVKAIVSALESHQPEIAEVFEEASSKFYTDQEKRAIRTAYAQSKNISIDYGVMEKAGNVYVWLGDFAWSDLGSWGSMHELHKKDNDKNVVEANTMVYDTHNSIIKGPKDKLIVVQGLDGYLVGEFGNVIIVCQKDQEDLFRRFVNDLKAKPDGNDYL, from the coding sequence ATGGATAAAAAACTTTTTGTAGTGTTGATGGCGGGAGGGGTAGGCACCCGGTTTTGGCCTTACAGCCGCAATGCGAAACCCAAACAGTTTTTGGATGTGCTGGGCACGGGCAAGACATTGATCCAGTCCACCTATGAACGGTTCCTTCCCCTCTGCCCAAAGGAAAATATTTTTATTGTCACCAACGAGGAACTGGAAGGCCTGGTCCGCGAGCAGTTGGGCGTGGACGATGCCCAGGTATTGGTGGAGCCCATGCGCAAAAACACCGCCCCCTGCATAGCCTATGCCTGCTACCGCATTGCCCTTCAAACGCCCGATGCGGTGGTGGTGGTGAGCCCGGCCGACCATTTGATTTTAAACGAGACAGGGTTTCAAAAAACAATAGTGGGCGCTACGGCCCACGCCCAGGCCCAGGACAAGCTCATTACGCTGGGGATCAAGCCCACACGCCCTGAGACCGGCTATGGGTATATCCAGTACTTGAGCGGTGGTGGCACCATTAAAAAAGTAAAAACATTTACCGAGAAGCCGGCCCTTGCCCTGGCGAAAAAGTTTATCGACAGCGGTGATTTCGTCTGGAACTCCGGGATTTTCATCTGGGGCGTAAAGGCGATAGTGTCGGCCCTCGAAAGCCACCAGCCGGAAATTGCGGAGGTATTTGAAGAAGCCTCTTCCAAATTTTATACCGATCAGGAAAAAAGGGCCATCCGCACTGCCTATGCGCAAAGCAAAAATATCTCCATCGACTATGGGGTGATGGAAAAGGCCGGTAATGTGTACGTATGGCTGGGTGATTTTGCGTGGTCCGACCTGGGCTCATGGGGCTCGATGCACGAACTGCACAAAAAAGACAACGACAAAAATGTGGTCGAGGCCAACACGATGGTGTACGATACGCACAATTCCATAATAAAAGGGCCAAAGGACAAATTGATAGTGGTGCAGGGCCTGGATGGCTACCTGGTGGGCGAATTTGGCAATGTGATCATTGTTTGCCAAAAAGACCAGGAAGACTTGTTCAGAAGGTTTGTCAACGACCTAAAGGCAAAGCCCGATGGCAACGATTATTTGTAG
- the rlmB gene encoding 23S rRNA (guanosine(2251)-2'-O)-methyltransferase RlmB — translation MKKAEMIFGTRAVMEAVKAGREIEKIFVQSGLNNDLVNELIMVANAQGVPLSFAPQQKLNRLSTKNHQGVICLLSAVKYAVMEDLIDKAYSDGKEPFFLILDRITDVRNFGAIARTAECAGLTGVIVPEKGGASITADAMKTSAGALSYLPVCRARDLKKAIQALKENGIQILACTEKAAQPIYEVDMAGPIALLLGSEEDGIAPNLLREADHLVKIPMFGNIASLNVSVSAGIALYEAIRQKGYK, via the coding sequence ATGAAAAAAGCAGAAATGATTTTTGGCACACGTGCCGTAATGGAAGCCGTAAAGGCCGGCCGTGAAATAGAAAAAATATTTGTCCAGTCAGGCCTCAACAATGATCTGGTCAATGAACTCATCATGGTGGCCAATGCACAGGGCGTGCCTTTGTCGTTCGCCCCCCAGCAAAAACTCAACAGGCTCTCCACAAAAAACCACCAGGGGGTCATCTGCCTGCTTTCGGCAGTGAAATATGCGGTGATGGAAGACCTCATCGACAAAGCCTATAGTGACGGAAAGGAGCCCTTTTTCCTTATCCTGGACCGGATCACGGACGTGAGGAACTTTGGGGCCATTGCGCGCACGGCCGAGTGTGCCGGCCTTACCGGGGTGATCGTCCCTGAAAAGGGGGGCGCCTCCATAACGGCAGATGCCATGAAAACCTCGGCAGGGGCGCTAAGCTACCTCCCTGTTTGCAGGGCCCGCGACCTCAAAAAGGCCATCCAGGCATTGAAGGAAAACGGTATCCAAATCCTGGCCTGCACGGAAAAAGCCGCGCAGCCGATCTACGAGGTGGATATGGCCGGCCCCATTGCCTTGTTGCTCGGCTCGGAAGAAGATGGCATTGCGCCCAACCTGCTAAGGGAAGCGGACCACCTGGTAAAAATCCCTATGTTCGGCAACATTGCCTCCCTGAACGTATCCGTTTCCGCGGGCATTGCCTTGTATGAGGCCATCAGGCAAAAGGGCTACAAATAA
- a CDS encoding GWxTD domain-containing protein — MKHSLFFLLSLLHFMAGAQSLANENLNHLYDPTDEIGFQWAMVKQNGEMAIHYSLTATKGPSPGRYLMQWEERNSYSQRTGEGIRSDSIMLSTGVAKTGMFSVALKDGPWLLVLKITNLATAKTWSYPFLIEKNYPVNGYLMDEGQQVLAPYVETQKEYVLQGPPAASHLFVFRYAQPFGSAYPPFSKNATGQDPLMLPDSTFTVPNGQHLSFAKEGLYLVQSDTSSAEGFSFRVSGPSYPRYTRIQDLAGPLVYLTTKDEFAQLQQSKGDKVDFDKTIIGITRDRDRAKRLIKNYYGRVELANKYFTSYKEGWKTDQGMAFIVFGLPDEIRKTSQNEIWYYKDSRTKFVFIKKGSIYAPHYYTLMRDGRFTQLWYNAIDLWRKARF; from the coding sequence ATGAAACACAGCCTCTTTTTTTTGCTTTCCCTTTTGCATTTCATGGCCGGGGCACAGTCGCTGGCCAATGAAAACCTTAACCACCTTTACGACCCCACGGACGAAATCGGTTTCCAGTGGGCCATGGTGAAGCAAAACGGGGAGATGGCCATCCATTATTCGCTCACGGCAACAAAAGGCCCTTCCCCGGGGAGGTACCTGATGCAATGGGAAGAAAGGAATTCCTACTCGCAAAGGACCGGTGAAGGGATACGGTCGGACTCCATTATGCTCTCCACGGGCGTGGCGAAGACAGGCATGTTTTCAGTGGCCCTGAAAGACGGGCCCTGGCTGCTCGTATTGAAAATAACCAACCTGGCCACCGCCAAAACATGGTCGTACCCTTTTTTGATCGAAAAAAACTACCCGGTAAATGGTTATTTAATGGATGAGGGCCAGCAAGTGTTGGCCCCCTACGTGGAAACACAAAAGGAATACGTCCTACAGGGGCCGCCAGCGGCAAGCCACCTTTTTGTCTTCAGGTACGCCCAGCCATTTGGCTCCGCCTACCCCCCTTTCTCAAAAAATGCCACCGGCCAGGATCCCCTGATGCTGCCCGATTCCACCTTCACCGTCCCCAACGGCCAGCATTTGTCTTTTGCCAAAGAAGGCCTGTACCTGGTGCAATCGGACACCAGCTCCGCAGAGGGCTTCTCCTTCAGGGTAAGCGGCCCTTCATACCCTAGGTATACCCGCATCCAGGACCTGGCCGGCCCCCTGGTGTACCTCACCACCAAAGACGAGTTTGCACAATTGCAACAATCGAAAGGCGACAAGGTGGACTTTGACAAAACCATCATCGGCATCACCAGGGACCGCGACCGCGCAAAGCGCCTTATAAAAAACTATTATGGCCGGGTGGAGTTGGCCAACAAGTACTTCACTTCCTATAAAGAGGGGTGGAAAACAGACCAGGGCATGGCCTTCATCGTATTCGGGCTACCTGACGAAATCCGCAAAACCAGCCAAAACGAAATTTGGTACTACAAGGATTCACGCACCAAGTTTGTGTTCATAAAAAAGGGGAGCATCTATGCGCCCCATTATTATACCCTGATGCGGGACGGCCGGTTTACGCAATTGTGGTACAATGCCATTGACTTGTGGCGAAAGGCCCGGTTTTAA
- a CDS encoding class I SAM-dependent methyltransferase gives MGKVFTTEITSDRLPSDNPLHQRLLKAYVAVEGYIMGDVLEVGCGEGRGIERMMKKAGSYTAIDKIGEVIDKLKAKYPGGRFLSGHIPPFDGLEGNSFDTVISFQVIEHIKDDAFFLEEIHRVLKPGGKAYLTTPNRAMSLTRNPWHIREYTADELLGLAKKYFAHATVKGITGDDKVMAYYERNKKSVGKIARFDFLNLRHRLPAGLYKIPYELLNRWNRNKLKDANDELVRSITHGNYQVTDKASEALDLFLTVQK, from the coding sequence ATGGGCAAGGTATTTACCACTGAGATCACCTCCGACCGGCTTCCTTCCGACAACCCCCTGCACCAACGCTTGTTGAAGGCGTATGTTGCCGTGGAAGGATACATCATGGGCGATGTGCTGGAAGTAGGCTGTGGGGAAGGAAGGGGGATCGAAAGGATGATGAAGAAGGCCGGCAGCTATACGGCCATTGACAAGATAGGGGAAGTAATCGACAAGCTAAAAGCAAAATACCCCGGGGGAAGGTTTTTGAGTGGCCACATACCACCCTTTGACGGGCTGGAGGGCAATAGTTTTGACACGGTGATAAGCTTTCAGGTAATTGAGCACATTAAGGACGATGCATTCTTTTTGGAAGAAATACATCGTGTGCTGAAGCCCGGGGGCAAGGCGTACCTGACCACCCCTAACCGGGCAATGTCGCTAACGCGAAACCCATGGCACATCAGGGAATATACTGCTGACGAATTGCTTGGCCTGGCGAAAAAATATTTTGCCCATGCCACCGTGAAGGGGATCACCGGGGACGATAAGGTGATGGCCTACTACGAACGGAACAAAAAATCAGTAGGGAAGATAGCACGGTTCGATTTTCTGAACCTTCGTCATCGGCTTCCTGCAGGGCTCTATAAAATTCCCTACGAACTGTTGAACCGCTGGAACAGGAACAAGTTAAAGGATGCCAATGATGAGTTGGTCAGGTCCATTACCCACGGGAATTACCAGGTTACAGACAAGGCCTCCGAAGCATTGGATTTGTTTCTCACTGTGCAGAAATAA